Part of the Geobacter pickeringii genome, CGGGAGGCGATGCTCGCCCTCAAGGGAGCGGCCGACGGTGCCCTCGACCTGCCGATCCTCGGCTCGGAGAAGGTCGTCGCCACCGCCAAGGCCTTCGGGATCTTCGACGAGAGCAAAACTATTCCCCGGATGGCGGGTGAGATCGCCATGATCCTTCTGGAGGACCTCTGCCGGACCATTCCCGGCCCGTACCGGACCCTGGAGGCTATGGCGCCTCCGGAGCGGCTGGCGGTCTGGAAGGAGCTCGACATCCTACCCGTGGGGGCCTACCACGAGGTGTTCGAGGCCCTGCACCGCACCACCACCGGCACCGACGGCGACTGGGAGAACATCATGCGCCAGGTGCTCCGCTGCGGCCTCACCTTTGCCTGGAGTAGCGTGGTGGGGTCGGCCATCGCCATGGACTGCCTCTACGGGCTCCCCAAGCGGAGCCGGGTCTCCACCAACCTCGGCGCCATCACCGATAATACCGTCAACATCGCCGTCCACGGCCACTCGCCGGTGCTGGTAGCGGCCATCGTGGCGGCGGCCCGGCGGGCGGAGCTGATCGCAGAGGCGAAAGGGGCGGGGGCCGAGACCATCCGGCTCTACGGTATCTGCTGCTCGGGCCACTCGGCCTTGAGCAAGTTCGGCGACGTCACCCCCCTCTCCAACGCCATGGGGGCGGAGCTGGTGCTGGCCACCGGTGCCCTCGACCTCTGGGTGGCCGACGTGCAGGACGTCTTCCCCGGCATCATGGATGTTGCCGCCTGCTTCCACACCCGGGTGGTCACCACCAGCGACTCGGCACGGCTTCCCGGTGCCGAGCACATCGCCTTCGACCACCACCACTCCAACCTCGACCAGGCCGACCAGCTTGCCGAACGGATCGTGCGGCGTGGCATCCAGGCCTTCGGCGAGCGGCAGGCCGGCAAGGTCTTCATCCCCCCGGTCCGGATGGACGCCGAGGTCGGCTTTTCCGTGGAGAACATCACCGCGACCTTCGGCGGCGCCGACCGGCTCCTGGAGCACCTGCAGAGCGGCCGCATCCGCGGCGTGGTGAACCTCGTGGGGTGCAACAATCCCAAGGTAATATACGAGGAGGCGGTGGTGAAGGTGGCCGAGGAGCTCATCGCCCACGACGTGGTGCTCCTGACCAACGGCTGCGCCGCCTTCGCCCTGCTGAAGATGGGCTTCTGCCTCCCGGAGGGGCTGGCCGGGGCAGGGGAGGGGCTGCGGAGCGTGCTCGGTCCCCTGAACCTGCCGCCGGTCTGGCACATGGGTGAATGCCTCGACAACGCCCGGGCTTCGGCACTCTTTCGGGGCTTGGCCCTCACCTCCGACGAACCCCTGCGCCGTCTCCCCTGCGCCTTCTCCAGCCCCGAGTGGTCCAACGAGAAGGGGCTCGGTGCAGCCCTCGGCTTCCGCCTCCTGGGGCTCAACTCCTACCACTGCATCGTCCCGCCGGTGGCCGGTTCGGACAAGGTCGCCAACTTCTTCGCTGAGGCTACCCAGGAGACTTTGGGATCGGTCATGGTGGTGGATGGAGACCCGGCGGCCCTTGCCCGCAGGATCGTCGCCGATTTCGACGGGCGCCGCGCCGCGCTCGGTTGGTTTCCCTGCGGTCCTCCTGCCACCGACCGACTGATGGCGCTCCAGCAGGATGCGGCCCACTCCCATGCCCATACCCACGGACACCCGCACCATCATGAACACTGACCGGAGGACATGCCCATGAATAGACGCGATTTTCTCAAGACCTCGGGGCTCGCCCTGGCGGCCGCTGCCACCCCTTTCAGCCGCTTCGCCTGGGCTGGCGGGGCCAAAGTGAACCTGAAGATCGGCTACCTTCCCATCACTGACCACCTCCTGATGATTGCCGCCGAGCGGGAGCAGTTCAAGGCCCTCTCAATCCAGCCGGTGAAGTTCTCATCATGGCCCGAGATCAGTGAGGCTCTCAAGGCCGGCGCCATCGACGGCGCCTTCCTCCTCACCCCCATGGGCCTCACTCTGCGTCAGCGGGGAGTACCGGTGAAGGTGGTGCTCCTCGGTCACCGCAACGGCAGCGTCATCACTGTGAAGAATAGCGGCGAGATCAACCGGATCGAGGATCTTAAGGGGAAGACCATCGCCATTCCGAGCCCCTTCTCCACCCACAACATCCTCCTCCGCAAGGCCCTCACCGAGAAGCGGATCGACCCGGCCCGCGACCTGAAGATCATCGACATGGCGCCGCCGGAGATGGTGAACGCCCTGGCCACGGGGCGCATCCACGGCTACATCGTGGCCGAGCCCTTCGGCGCCCAGGCCGAGGCCCAGAAGGTGGGGAAGATCCTTGCCCTCTCCAAGGACATCTGGCACGACCACATCTGCTGCGTTCTGAACCTACGCGAGCAGGTGGTGGCGAGACAACCGGAAGCGGTCCAAGAGCTGGTATCCGGCATGCAGCGCACTGCCGCCTTTATCGAGGCCAATCCGGTCCAGGCGGCCAGGGGGTCGGTGAAGATTCTCGGCCAGAAGGCCGAGATCGTGGAAAAGGTTCTGACCTCCCCTCGCGACCGCCTGAGCTTCCTAAACCTGGTCCCGGCCCGTGCCGATTTCGCCGCCACCGAGAACTACATGCTCAAGTTCGGCATCGCCAAGCAGAAGGTGGACCTGGTCGGTTACCTGGATGACCGCTTCGCCCGCGTCAAGGGGTAATGATGAACGACAAGCTGTATTCCATAGCGCTTCCGGCCCTCACCGTTGCCGCCTTCATTGCCCTCTGGCAGGTGGCGGCGGGGCACTACCCGCCGGAGCAGTTTCCGTCCCCCATCGACGTGGTGAAGGCCATCCGTGAGCTGGCTGAGACCGGCGTCCTCTGGGGACATATCGGCGTGAGCCTCGCCCGTTTCGCCGTGGCCTATCTTATGGCGGTGGTGGCGGCGATTCCCCTGGGGCTCTTCTTCGGCCGTTGGACCCGCTGCCACCGGGCGGTGGATCCGCTGATCCAACTGCTTCGCCCCATCTCACCCATCGCTTGGTTCCCCCTGGCGGTTCTCTGGTTCGGCATCGGCAACGCCCCGGCCATCTTCATCATCTTCCTGGCCGCTTTCTACCCGGTGCTCCTCTCCACCATCAGTGCGGTTCGCTCCATTCCGCCGGTCTACCTGAAGGTGGCCGCCAACTTTGGGG contains:
- the cooS gene encoding anaerobic carbon-monoxide dehydrogenase catalytic subunit; translated protein: MSKKNPFPTKGDVMARTPDPAVRAMLEHLDQAGIETPFDRFDAQKPHCGFGLAGTCCKNCHMGPCRITPKSPRGVCGADAHLIVARNILRWTAAGVAAHGARGREAMLALKGAADGALDLPILGSEKVVATAKAFGIFDESKTIPRMAGEIAMILLEDLCRTIPGPYRTLEAMAPPERLAVWKELDILPVGAYHEVFEALHRTTTGTDGDWENIMRQVLRCGLTFAWSSVVGSAIAMDCLYGLPKRSRVSTNLGAITDNTVNIAVHGHSPVLVAAIVAAARRAELIAEAKGAGAETIRLYGICCSGHSALSKFGDVTPLSNAMGAELVLATGALDLWVADVQDVFPGIMDVAACFHTRVVTTSDSARLPGAEHIAFDHHHSNLDQADQLAERIVRRGIQAFGERQAGKVFIPPVRMDAEVGFSVENITATFGGADRLLEHLQSGRIRGVVNLVGCNNPKVIYEEAVVKVAEELIAHDVVLLTNGCAAFALLKMGFCLPEGLAGAGEGLRSVLGPLNLPPVWHMGECLDNARASALFRGLALTSDEPLRRLPCAFSSPEWSNEKGLGAALGFRLLGLNSYHCIVPPVAGSDKVANFFAEATQETLGSVMVVDGDPAALARRIVADFDGRRAALGWFPCGPPATDRLMALQQDAAHSHAHTHGHPHHHEH
- a CDS encoding ABC transporter permease — translated: MNDKLYSIALPALTVAAFIALWQVAAGHYPPEQFPSPIDVVKAIRELAETGVLWGHIGVSLARFAVAYLMAVVAAIPLGLFFGRWTRCHRAVDPLIQLLRPISPIAWFPLAVLWFGIGNAPAIFIIFLAAFYPVLLSTISAVRSIPPVYLKVAANFGARPWAVFLRVVIPAAFPGIMVGLHIAVGTAWIHLVAGEMLGAQSGLGYMIVDARNFLRTDAIMAGMLIVGGLGLAIYRGMKGMERAIGRRWGVNP
- a CDS encoding ABC transporter substrate-binding protein, whose translation is MNRRDFLKTSGLALAAAATPFSRFAWAGGAKVNLKIGYLPITDHLLMIAAEREQFKALSIQPVKFSSWPEISEALKAGAIDGAFLLTPMGLTLRQRGVPVKVVLLGHRNGSVITVKNSGEINRIEDLKGKTIAIPSPFSTHNILLRKALTEKRIDPARDLKIIDMAPPEMVNALATGRIHGYIVAEPFGAQAEAQKVGKILALSKDIWHDHICCVLNLREQVVARQPEAVQELVSGMQRTAAFIEANPVQAARGSVKILGQKAEIVEKVLTSPRDRLSFLNLVPARADFAATENYMLKFGIAKQKVDLVGYLDDRFARVKG